One stretch of Aquimarina sp. Aq107 DNA includes these proteins:
- the typA gene encoding translational GTPase TypA translates to MTAIKNIAIIAHVDHGKTTLVDKIMYHCQLFRENENTGDLILDNNDLERERGITITSKNVSVTYKGTKINIIDTPGHADFGGEVERVLNMADGVLLLVDAFEGPMPQTRFVLQKAIDLGLKPCVVVNKVDKENCTPDEVHEKVFDLMFELGAEEWQLDFPTVYGSAKNNWMSDDWQNETDSIEPLLDMVMEHIPAPKIEEGTVQMLITSLDFSSFTGRIAIGRLQRGTLTEGMQVSLVKRDGTIKKSRIKELHTFEGLGRMKVDKVEAGDICALVGLEGFEIGDTVADIENPEGLKTIAIDEPTMSMLFTINDSPFFGKDGKFVTSRHIKERLEKELEKNLALRVNETNSADKFLVFGRGVLHLSVLIETMRREGYELQIGQPQVIIKEIDGVKCEPIEELTIDLPENVSGKAVEMVTMRKGEMLSMEAKGERMVCEFMIPSRGIIGLRNQLLTATAGEAIMAHRFKEYQPLKGDIPGRINGSLVSMEKGSAIPYSIDKLQDRGKFFVDPGEDIYEGQVIGENSRGDDMTVNITKTKKLSNVRSSGADDKAKIVPAIKFSLEEALEYIQKDEYVEVTPNHLRLRKVFLTEVERKRNKIV, encoded by the coding sequence ATGACTGCTATAAAAAACATTGCTATTATTGCTCACGTAGATCACGGTAAAACTACCTTGGTAGATAAAATTATGTATCACTGTCAATTATTTCGTGAAAACGAGAATACAGGAGATTTAATTTTAGATAATAATGATTTAGAGCGCGAAAGAGGAATCACGATTACTTCTAAGAATGTTTCTGTTACTTATAAAGGAACTAAAATCAACATTATTGATACACCAGGTCACGCCGATTTCGGTGGAGAAGTAGAGCGTGTATTAAATATGGCTGATGGTGTGCTATTATTAGTAGATGCTTTTGAAGGGCCAATGCCGCAAACACGTTTTGTACTTCAAAAAGCAATTGATTTAGGATTAAAACCTTGTGTAGTTGTTAATAAAGTAGATAAGGAGAACTGTACTCCAGATGAGGTACATGAGAAAGTTTTTGATCTAATGTTCGAATTAGGAGCAGAGGAGTGGCAGTTAGATTTTCCAACAGTTTATGGTTCTGCAAAGAACAATTGGATGAGTGATGATTGGCAGAACGAAACTGATAGTATAGAACCATTATTGGATATGGTAATGGAGCATATTCCTGCGCCAAAGATTGAAGAAGGAACAGTACAGATGTTAATTACATCATTAGATTTTTCTTCATTTACAGGTCGTATAGCGATTGGTCGTTTACAAAGAGGTACATTAACGGAAGGAATGCAGGTTTCCTTGGTAAAACGTGATGGAACTATAAAGAAATCAAGAATAAAAGAACTTCATACTTTCGAAGGTTTAGGAAGAATGAAAGTCGATAAAGTAGAAGCAGGAGATATTTGTGCTTTAGTTGGCCTAGAAGGATTTGAAATTGGTGATACCGTTGCTGATATTGAAAATCCAGAAGGTTTAAAAACAATCGCAATTGATGAGCCAACGATGAGTATGTTATTTACAATTAACGATTCTCCGTTTTTTGGTAAAGACGGAAAATTTGTTACTTCAAGACATATCAAAGAAAGATTAGAAAAAGAATTAGAGAAAAATTTAGCACTTAGAGTTAATGAAACTAATAGTGCAGATAAATTCTTGGTTTTCGGTAGAGGTGTACTTCACTTATCTGTTCTTATTGAAACAATGCGTAGAGAAGGATATGAATTACAAATCGGACAGCCGCAAGTAATTATTAAGGAGATTGATGGTGTAAAATGCGAACCTATTGAAGAATTAACTATTGACTTACCGGAGAATGTATCTGGTAAAGCGGTAGAAATGGTAACAATGCGTAAAGGAGAAATGTTAAGCATGGAAGCCAAAGGAGAACGAATGGTTTGTGAGTTCATGATACCATCAAGAGGTATTATTGGATTACGTAATCAGTTACTAACCGCTACTGCTGGAGAGGCCATTATGGCGCACCGATTTAAAGAATATCAACCGCTTAAAGGTGATATTCCAGGTCGTATTAATGGATCTTTAGTATCTATGGAAAAAGGTTCTGCAATACCATATTCAATTGATAAATTACAGGATAGAGGAAAGTTTTTTGTAGATCCAGGTGAGGATATCTATGAAGGTCAAGTGATAGGAGAGAATTCTAGAGGAGATGATATGACAGTTAATATTACTAAAACTAAAAAGTTAAGTAATGTACGTTCTTCTGGAGCTGATGATAAAGCTAAGATCGTTCCTGCAATTAAATTTTCTTTAGAAGAAGCTTTAGAATATATTCAAAAAGATGAGTATGTAGAAGTAACTCCTAATCATTTAAGATTAAGAAAAGTATTCTTAACCGAAGTTGAACGTAAGAGAAATAAGATTGTATAA
- a CDS encoding DUF1801 domain-containing protein — MNPAENYILNQPEPFRSMLLHLQVLIETTLPEVQLLFKWKVPFYYIDKSPICYLNVTKGYVDIGFWGAQYFTKHMDKLVSDKRKYVKSLRYFEPKEIEEDTLIDLLEQAYLHRNKKIITN; from the coding sequence TTGAATCCTGCAGAAAATTATATTCTTAACCAACCGGAACCATTTCGATCTATGTTACTTCATTTACAGGTACTTATTGAAACTACTTTGCCAGAGGTACAATTGCTATTTAAGTGGAAAGTTCCTTTTTATTACATAGATAAAAGTCCTATTTGCTATCTAAATGTAACTAAAGGATATGTGGATATTGGCTTTTGGGGAGCACAATATTTTACCAAGCACATGGATAAGCTAGTGTCAGATAAAAGAAAATACGTTAAATCTTTACGCTATTTTGAGCCAAAGGAAATAGAAGAAGACACGCTTATTGACCTCCTTGAGCAAGCATATTTACATAGAAATAAAAAAATTATAACGAATTAA
- a CDS encoding uroporphyrinogen decarboxylase: MSLDQNLIIELVGYFASFMVLVSFLMRNIKKLRLINTVGCVAFVIYGVLLNWSLPIIITNTAIAGINFYYLFLRKEA, encoded by the coding sequence ATGTCTTTAGATCAAAATTTAATAATAGAACTAGTTGGGTATTTTGCATCATTTATGGTGCTTGTATCATTTTTGATGCGTAATATCAAAAAACTTCGTCTAATAAATACTGTGGGGTGTGTGGCTTTTGTAATTTATGGGGTCTTACTCAATTGGTCATTGCCAATAATAATTACTAATACAGCAATTGCGGGTATAAACTTTTATTACCTTTTTTTAAGAAAAGAAGCATAA
- a CDS encoding glycosyltransferase, with protein MKILLVGEYSRLHNSLKEGLIKNGHEVTIVGNGDVFKKFPIDIDVDGSIVKNNFVLNKIRHLIFKITSIDIASVESYIKFKKNKASLSNYDFVQLINETPFNIGQYFEKKLLKFLFQNNKNVFLLACGDDFRFISYLLSGKFPYSTVSPFLKDNTLKKEYKHTLKFVSKKQKSIHDFVFKNIKGVIPVSVEYHIAYKNTPKVLPLIPNPVNIDSIKIIPFVKHKKIKILHGINTSNYLKKGNEYFENALTIITNKYPDKIELITTKDLPYNQYIKHFLSADIILDQAQAHDQGYNALEAMAMGKVVFTGAGEDFRKYYNLKDIVAIDTYPDSSKIAQDLEKLILNTDMVFEIGKNARAFVEKEHHYINVAKKYIETWKTYS; from the coding sequence ATGAAAATATTATTAGTAGGAGAATACAGTCGATTACACAATTCGCTCAAAGAAGGTCTAATAAAAAATGGACATGAGGTAACTATTGTGGGTAATGGTGATGTATTTAAAAAATTTCCAATTGATATAGATGTTGATGGAAGTATTGTAAAAAACAATTTTGTACTTAATAAGATCAGACACTTAATTTTTAAAATTACTTCGATTGATATTGCATCTGTGGAATCCTACATTAAATTCAAAAAAAATAAGGCCTCTCTATCCAATTATGATTTTGTTCAATTAATTAACGAAACTCCTTTTAATATTGGACAATATTTCGAGAAAAAACTTTTAAAATTTCTTTTTCAAAACAACAAGAATGTTTTTTTACTTGCTTGCGGCGATGATTTTAGATTTATTTCTTATTTACTTTCTGGAAAATTCCCATACAGCACCGTAAGTCCTTTTTTAAAAGACAACACTCTAAAAAAAGAATATAAACACACTTTAAAATTCGTTTCTAAAAAACAAAAAAGCATACATGATTTCGTCTTTAAAAATATAAAAGGGGTGATCCCTGTAAGTGTGGAGTATCATATTGCATATAAAAACACTCCTAAAGTATTACCACTGATTCCAAATCCTGTAAATATTGACTCTATCAAGATAATCCCTTTCGTAAAGCATAAAAAGATAAAAATACTTCACGGAATCAATACTTCAAATTACTTAAAAAAAGGAAATGAATATTTTGAAAATGCTTTAACCATTATTACTAACAAATATCCTGATAAAATCGAATTAATTACCACCAAAGACCTCCCGTATAACCAATACATCAAACACTTCTTATCTGCAGATATTATATTAGACCAAGCTCAAGCTCATGATCAAGGGTATAATGCCTTAGAAGCTATGGCAATGGGCAAAGTGGTTTTTACCGGTGCTGGAGAAGACTTCAGGAAATATTATAATCTTAAAGATATTGTAGCAATTGATACATACCCTGATAGTTCTAAAATAGCTCAAGATCTCGAAAAACTAATTCTTAATACTGATATGGTTTTTGAAATAGGAAAAAATGCCAGGGCATTTGTCGAAAAGGAGCATCATTACATTAATGTCGCAAAAAAATATATTGAAACCTGGAAAACATATAGTTGA
- a CDS encoding GNAT family N-acetyltransferase, with protein sequence MSTYTIKKYQKEDYSLWNDFIDNSKNGTFLFNRDFMEYHSDRFLDFSLLVFNNSTLIAVFPANIKNEAVYSHQGLTYGGIILKKSIGGEKVRNILSEIIKFLDSYKVRNLFVKTIPIFYNKKPTNEFTFFLLEHGGKIYRRDLNLAIDYSLPSSIHKSKLKHYEKRKDIGFEIQEVNDFSGFWNSVLIPRLKEKHNVKPVHTLQEIHLLKKKFPESIKQFVISLDKEVLAGITIFKNEGVVKSQYGAVTDKGEQYRALDFLFISLIDKYRKEGYRFFDMGTVTENNFGLLKQKEELGCEIYTQDFYELVV encoded by the coding sequence TTGTCAACGTATACAATTAAAAAATATCAAAAAGAAGATTATTCGTTATGGAATGATTTTATAGATAACTCTAAGAACGGTACTTTTCTTTTTAACCGGGATTTTATGGAATATCATTCTGATAGATTCCTTGATTTCTCTTTATTAGTTTTTAATAATTCAACGTTGATAGCTGTTTTTCCTGCTAACATCAAGAATGAAGCGGTTTATTCGCATCAAGGCTTAACCTATGGAGGTATAATTCTTAAAAAGAGTATTGGAGGAGAAAAAGTAAGAAATATTCTTTCTGAAATAATTAAATTTCTTGATTCTTATAAAGTTCGTAATCTATTTGTTAAGACTATTCCAATTTTTTACAATAAAAAGCCAACGAATGAGTTCACGTTTTTTTTGTTAGAACATGGAGGGAAAATTTATCGTAGAGATCTAAATTTAGCTATAGATTATAGTCTACCATCTAGCATTCATAAGAGTAAACTTAAGCATTATGAAAAAAGGAAAGATATTGGTTTTGAAATACAAGAAGTAAATGACTTTTCAGGTTTCTGGAATAGTGTCTTGATACCAAGGCTGAAAGAAAAGCATAATGTAAAACCTGTTCATACACTTCAAGAGATCCATTTGCTAAAAAAGAAGTTTCCCGAATCTATAAAACAGTTTGTCATAAGTTTAGATAAAGAAGTTCTTGCAGGAATTACCATTTTTAAAAATGAAGGAGTAGTAAAGTCTCAATATGGAGCGGTTACTGATAAAGGTGAGCAATATAGAGCATTGGATTTTCTTTTTATCTCTTTAATTGATAAGTATAGAAAAGAAGGGTATCGCTTTTTCGATATGGGTACAGTTACTGAAAATAATTTTGGATTGTTAAAACAGAAGGAGGAGTTAGGATGCGAAATCTATACACAGGATTTTTATGAGTTGGTTGTTTAG
- the kdsA gene encoding 3-deoxy-8-phosphooctulonate synthase, whose protein sequence is MELSKIKNLKNLDANNFFLLAGPCAIEGEEMALRIAEKVVEITSKLKIPYVFKGSFKKANRSRIDSFTGIGNEKALKILRKVGETFEVPTVTDIHENDDAAMAAEYVDILQIPAFLVRQTDLVVAAAKTGKTVNLKKGQFMSPEAMQHAVKKVNDSGSDLAMITDRGTMFGYQDMIVDFRGIPTMKQYATTVLDVTHSLQQPNQTSGVTGGRPDMIETIARAGVVTGVDGLFMETHFDPSNAKSDGANMLDLQYLEKLLSNLVAIRQTVNSL, encoded by the coding sequence ATGGAACTTTCAAAGATTAAAAATCTAAAAAACCTTGATGCTAATAATTTTTTCCTTCTTGCAGGGCCTTGTGCCATTGAGGGAGAAGAAATGGCTTTAAGAATTGCTGAAAAAGTAGTAGAAATTACTTCTAAACTTAAAATTCCATATGTTTTCAAAGGTTCTTTTAAAAAAGCAAATCGAAGCCGTATTGATAGTTTTACGGGTATTGGAAATGAAAAAGCATTAAAAATATTACGTAAAGTAGGAGAAACTTTTGAGGTTCCAACAGTTACCGATATTCATGAGAATGATGATGCAGCTATGGCTGCAGAATATGTTGATATTTTACAAATTCCTGCATTTTTGGTAAGACAAACTGATCTAGTAGTCGCAGCAGCCAAAACCGGAAAAACAGTAAACCTTAAAAAAGGGCAGTTTATGAGCCCAGAAGCGATGCAACACGCAGTAAAAAAGGTTAACGATAGTGGTAGTGACTTAGCTATGATTACAGATAGAGGAACTATGTTCGGATATCAAGATATGATTGTAGATTTTAGAGGAATACCAACTATGAAACAATATGCTACAACAGTTCTTGATGTTACACATTCTCTACAACAACCTAATCAGACTAGCGGAGTAACGGGCGGAAGACCAGATATGATAGAAACGATCGCACGCGCTGGAGTAGTAACTGGTGTTGATGGTTTATTTATGGAAACGCATTTTGATCCTTCAAATGCGAAAAGTGATGGTGCTAATATGCTAGATCTACAATATCTAGAAAAGTTACTTAGTAACTTGGTTGCTATTAGACAAACCGTTAATTCGTTATAA